A genomic window from Anthocerotibacter panamensis C109 includes:
- a CDS encoding GAF domain-containing sensor histidine kinase translates to MDSPRVTPWQQAQQILDILSALSYRTGDLQTYLQTIASGVSQLLGVDWSLVALCEDGTETVLASSLDMVEMPRVYALHGRLIGKVVELGCALVVENTAEHPEYGRAPTGYQAYLGIPLRTPQGQVIGTVCSFHRQPRVFTPEEVRLVEMFAERAATVLDNYRLWQKERQFHELLEAEVSARTQELHQAQTSLVERERLAAIGEFSTMIVHEIRSPLTTISCALRWLKQRILWPEEQEYLGLAVDEANRLAHILSEILVYAKPQVLQLTRLDLNQVFSLLLLSQPFTQDRTIRFMPAPMPAWVVGDQDKLKQVFINILTNACEAIAVGEEVLCQITLPPSQVVVQVQNGGPAIPPELLPRLTEPFFTTKPSGTGLGLAVVKRIVTAHGGELFIDSTPDQGTKVLVSLPYPG, encoded by the coding sequence ATGGATTCCCCACGGGTCACCCCTTGGCAGCAAGCCCAACAGATTTTAGATATCCTCTCGGCCTTGAGCTATCGAACCGGAGACTTACAAACCTACCTACAGACCATTGCGAGTGGAGTCAGTCAGCTACTCGGGGTTGATTGGAGCCTAGTAGCCCTTTGTGAGGACGGAACAGAGACAGTCTTGGCAAGTAGTTTAGATATGGTAGAAATGCCACGGGTCTATGCGCTCCATGGACGGTTGATTGGTAAAGTCGTTGAATTGGGGTGTGCCCTAGTCGTAGAAAATACGGCTGAACACCCAGAATATGGCAGAGCGCCTACAGGCTATCAAGCGTACCTAGGCATTCCTCTACGTACCCCTCAAGGCCAAGTCATTGGTACGGTCTGCTCTTTTCATCGGCAGCCCCGCGTCTTCACCCCTGAGGAAGTGCGGCTTGTGGAAATGTTTGCAGAAAGAGCCGCGACGGTTCTGGATAATTACCGATTGTGGCAGAAAGAACGCCAATTTCATGAGCTGCTAGAAGCTGAAGTTAGCGCCCGTACGCAAGAGTTACACCAGGCACAAACGAGCTTAGTGGAGCGGGAACGGTTAGCGGCCATTGGTGAATTTTCGACGATGATTGTCCATGAAATCCGTAGTCCCCTCACCACCATTAGCTGTGCATTACGGTGGCTGAAGCAGCGCATCCTATGGCCGGAGGAACAAGAATACCTAGGGCTTGCGGTGGACGAAGCGAACCGTCTTGCACACATACTTTCTGAAATCCTGGTTTATGCTAAACCTCAAGTCCTCCAACTCACCCGCCTTGACCTCAATCAGGTCTTCTCACTCCTGCTGCTGTCACAGCCTTTCACTCAAGACCGGACAATTAGGTTTATGCCTGCTCCTATGCCTGCTTGGGTCGTTGGGGACCAGGATAAGTTAAAACAAGTTTTCATCAACATCCTCACCAATGCCTGTGAAGCCATCGCGGTAGGCGAAGAAGTCCTTTGCCAGATCACCCTTCCTCCCAGTCAGGTTGTAGTCCAAGTCCAGAATGGCGGTCCAGCCATTCCTCCCGAACTATTACCCCGTCTAACCGAACCTTTTTTTACCACGAAACCCTCCGGGACAGGCTTAGGCTTAGCTGTTGTTAAGCGCATCGTTACCGCCCATGGGGGGGAACTCTTTATTGATTCCACTCCAGATCAGGGGACGAAGGTACTGGTTAGCCTACCCTATCCAGGGTGA
- a CDS encoding sigma-70 family RNA polymerase sigma factor, with amino-acid sequence MECNGKLPDSELFALCKRGQQRALGDLYHRYRVYVFHLSCRILHNPTEAEDLTQEVFLALWRSNFDPRRGSLKGYLTVLTRSRAIDRLRARGTATKFMERFQQTLVIEDCTNTLNDAMLEESCCTVRHALTQLPVRQRQVLEMAYFGGFSQAKIAVTTQTPLGTVKSWTRQGLSTLRQHLAAQVG; translated from the coding sequence ATGGAGTGTAATGGAAAGCTACCCGACAGTGAACTTTTTGCCCTGTGCAAGCGTGGTCAGCAAAGAGCACTCGGAGACCTCTACCATCGGTATCGTGTTTACGTATTTCATCTTTCATGTCGTATTCTTCATAATCCCACAGAGGCTGAAGATCTTACCCAGGAAGTCTTTTTGGCCCTCTGGCGCAGTAATTTTGACCCCCGGCGTGGGTCGCTCAAGGGCTATTTAACCGTACTCACCCGCTCTCGGGCGATTGACCGTTTGCGCGCTAGGGGTACGGCGACAAAATTTATGGAACGGTTCCAGCAGACTTTAGTGATCGAAGATTGCACGAATACGCTTAATGACGCGATGTTAGAAGAAAGCTGCTGCACCGTCCGCCATGCCCTCACCCAATTACCTGTCCGTCAACGCCAAGTGCTAGAGATGGCCTATTTCGGGGGCTTCAGTCAAGCCAAAATCGCTGTCACCACCCAGACGCCCCTCGGTACTGTCAAAAGCTGGACTCGCCAAGGTTTATCTACGCTGCGCCAACACCTAGCAGCTCAAGTGGGATGA
- a CDS encoding SDR family oxidoreductase, whose amino-acid sequence MGVTQRLKGQSAVVTGASSGIGAGVARALAREGAQIIVNYAGHPEGAEKVVHEIETAGGKALAIRADVSQEDQVIAMFAKTIEAFGTVDILVNNAGLQKDAPFQNMTLAQWNAVLGVNLTGQFLCAREAVKEFLRRGIVPERSRTAGKIICMSSVHEVIPWAGHANYAASKGGVMLLMKTMAQELAPLKIRVNSIAPGAIKTPINTAAWDTPEAEANLLKLIPYKRVGVVEDIGAAAVWLASDESDYVQGTTLFVDGGMTLYPGFDMGG is encoded by the coding sequence ATGGGTGTTACGCAACGATTGAAGGGTCAATCGGCAGTGGTCACGGGCGCTAGTTCAGGGATTGGGGCGGGGGTAGCCCGTGCCCTAGCTCGAGAAGGCGCACAGATAATAGTGAATTATGCTGGGCACCCCGAAGGCGCAGAGAAAGTCGTCCATGAAATTGAGACCGCAGGGGGAAAGGCTCTCGCGATCCGCGCCGATGTCAGTCAGGAAGACCAGGTAATAGCGATGTTTGCCAAAACCATTGAAGCCTTTGGCACAGTAGATATTCTGGTCAACAATGCTGGGCTTCAGAAAGACGCCCCCTTTCAAAACATGACCCTAGCCCAATGGAATGCCGTACTCGGCGTAAACCTGACCGGGCAGTTTTTATGTGCCCGTGAAGCGGTCAAAGAGTTTCTGCGCCGGGGGATAGTTCCTGAGCGTTCGCGCACGGCGGGCAAGATCATCTGTATGAGTTCGGTCCATGAAGTCATTCCCTGGGCCGGTCATGCTAACTATGCTGCTTCTAAAGGCGGGGTAATGCTCTTGATGAAGACCATGGCCCAAGAATTGGCACCCCTCAAAATTCGGGTCAATAGTATTGCACCCGGTGCCATTAAAACCCCAATCAATACCGCTGCCTGGGATACTCCAGAAGCAGAGGCCAATTTACTCAAGCTGATTCCTTACAAGCGCGTGGGCGTGGTGGAGGATATTGGGGCTGCTGCGGTGTGGCTCGCCTCCGATGAGTCAGATTATGTCCAAGGCACTACCCTGTTTGTGGATGGCGGGATGACCCTCTATCCCGGCTTTGATATGGGCGGCTAA
- a CDS encoding GMC family oxidoreductase, with the protein MEHYDLIIIGTGAAGGTLAYKLAPSGKKILILERGSFLPREKENWSTAEVYLKERYHNPEVWYTPDGTALRPGMTYNVGGNTKVYGAALFRLRERDFERVEHVGGISPEWPLKYRDFEPYYTQAEQLYHVHGQSGLDPTEPYRSTEYPFPAVTHEPRIQEVHNALLRKGLQPYYTPLGIQLNEAQRYLSRCIRCSTCDGYPCLVQAKADGEVNGVLPALAYGQVTLLTDAQVLRLHTNASGHAVSGVEVEIAGAQQLFTGDLVVVACGAINSAALLLRSANEQHPQGLANSSDLVGRHFMKHQLGSILGVTKKLNPTVFQKTMALNDFYWGEPGFDYPMGNVQLLGKFNADVVGVDSDAFKPLTAEYAASHSVDWWITSEDLPDPNNRIRVKGEQLILDYTENNTAAYDRLLARWTETLKSIDCGEYILPCTSYFRSKLPVQGVGHQCGTCRFGEDPTTSVLDLHCRTHDLDNLYVVDGSFFPSSAAVNPTLTIIANALRVGDHLLERLI; encoded by the coding sequence ATGGAACACTACGACTTGATTATCATCGGTACCGGAGCCGCTGGCGGCACGCTCGCCTATAAGCTGGCTCCCAGTGGTAAAAAAATCCTGATCTTGGAACGAGGGTCTTTTTTACCGCGCGAGAAGGAAAACTGGAGCACCGCTGAGGTCTATCTAAAAGAGCGCTACCATAACCCCGAGGTTTGGTATACCCCGGATGGCACGGCGCTGCGTCCGGGTATGACCTACAATGTCGGCGGAAATACCAAAGTCTATGGAGCCGCCCTGTTTCGGCTGCGCGAGCGGGATTTTGAACGGGTCGAGCATGTGGGAGGCATTTCCCCAGAGTGGCCCCTCAAGTATCGGGATTTTGAGCCTTACTATACCCAGGCAGAGCAGCTTTACCATGTGCATGGACAAAGTGGCCTCGATCCGACCGAACCCTATCGCAGCACTGAGTACCCTTTCCCCGCTGTGACCCATGAGCCCCGGATTCAGGAAGTCCATAATGCATTGCTCAGAAAGGGATTACAGCCCTACTACACCCCCCTGGGAATTCAGCTCAATGAAGCCCAGCGTTATCTCAGTCGCTGTATCCGCTGTAGTACCTGTGATGGCTATCCCTGCTTAGTCCAAGCCAAGGCAGACGGGGAAGTGAATGGGGTACTACCTGCCCTTGCCTATGGTCAGGTCACCTTGCTGACCGATGCTCAGGTTTTGCGGTTACACACGAATGCTTCTGGACATGCGGTCTCTGGGGTTGAGGTGGAGATCGCCGGAGCGCAGCAGCTTTTTACAGGGGATCTGGTCGTGGTGGCCTGTGGAGCGATTAATTCTGCTGCGCTCTTACTCAGATCCGCGAATGAACAGCATCCCCAGGGTCTAGCCAATAGTTCTGACTTGGTGGGGCGTCATTTCATGAAGCACCAACTCGGCTCGATCCTCGGGGTCACCAAAAAGCTCAATCCGACGGTGTTTCAGAAAACGATGGCGCTCAATGATTTCTATTGGGGCGAGCCCGGTTTTGACTATCCGATGGGCAATGTCCAACTGTTAGGCAAATTTAATGCGGATGTGGTTGGGGTAGATTCCGATGCCTTTAAGCCTCTGACGGCAGAATACGCCGCCAGCCATTCCGTAGACTGGTGGATCACCAGCGAAGATCTGCCCGATCCGAACAACCGGATTCGCGTCAAGGGCGAGCAGCTGATCCTGGACTACACCGAGAACAATACCGCCGCCTACGACCGGCTTTTGGCCCGATGGACCGAGACCCTCAAATCGATTGATTGCGGCGAATATATCCTGCCCTGCACTAGCTACTTCCGCTCGAAATTGCCGGTGCAAGGGGTAGGCCACCAATGCGGGACCTGCCGCTTTGGGGAAGACCCGACCACCTCGGTCCTAGATCTCCATTGCCGGACCCATGATCTGGACAACCTCTATGTGGTGGATGGCAGTTTTTTCCCGTCTAGTGCCGCCGTCAACCCGACCCTGACGATTATCGCCAACGCCCTACGAGTCGGCGATCACCTCCTGGAGCGTCTGATATGA
- a CDS encoding aquaporin encodes MLRLRWTEYLIEAWGLGTFLLSAGMFSALFTAPSSRLYICDPWLARGVMGMVIGLTAIGITYSPWGKRSGSHLNPAVTLTFLRLGKITPVDSLGYVLAQIIGGLGGVLLTSMLLGMLFTAPPVNYIVTVPGSSGVWVAFGSEVLIALGMMSMVLWSSNHPRWRLYTGILAGCLVCLYVVIEAPLSGFGMNPARSLASALPSGVWTAFWIYLSAPLVGMLLAAEIYVRTRGLEHVYCAKLQHSHQGHNCIFNCNYGQFREQFRDSFK; translated from the coding sequence ATGCTCAGACTCCGTTGGACAGAGTATCTGATCGAAGCTTGGGGGCTGGGGACTTTTTTGTTGAGTGCCGGGATGTTTAGTGCTCTATTTACGGCACCGAGTTCTCGCCTCTATATCTGTGATCCCTGGTTAGCACGAGGGGTGATGGGTATGGTCATAGGTCTTACTGCCATCGGGATTACCTATTCTCCCTGGGGAAAACGGTCTGGTTCACATCTCAATCCAGCCGTAACACTGACTTTTTTAAGACTCGGTAAAATTACGCCCGTGGATAGTCTTGGCTATGTACTAGCGCAGATCATTGGCGGTCTTGGCGGTGTTTTATTAACCTCAATGCTGTTAGGAATGCTCTTTACGGCTCCTCCGGTTAATTACATCGTGACAGTACCGGGAAGCTCGGGGGTATGGGTAGCTTTTGGGAGCGAGGTCCTCATTGCTCTAGGCATGATGAGTATGGTGCTATGGAGCAGCAACCATCCCCGTTGGCGTCTTTACACAGGCATCTTAGCGGGTTGTCTGGTTTGCCTCTACGTTGTGATCGAAGCACCGCTTTCTGGTTTTGGGATGAATCCGGCGCGCAGTCTGGCTTCTGCTCTACCCTCTGGGGTTTGGACTGCCTTTTGGATCTATCTCAGTGCCCCCTTGGTGGGGATGCTTCTAGCCGCCGAAATCTATGTACGAACGCGGGGACTAGAGCATGTGTACTGTGCTAAATTACAGCATTCTCATCAAGGTCATAATTGCATTTTTAACTGCAATTATGGACAATTCCGTGAACAGTTCCGTGACTCATTCAAATAG
- a CDS encoding GMC oxidoreductase yields MATDHYDVIIIGTGAGGGTLAYRLAPSGKRILILERGAYLSREKANWSAKEVYQNERYHTTEMWFDKEHKPFRPQTGYWVGGNTKVYGAALLRLREKDFETVVHEGGISPAWPLTYADFAPYYDQAEALYHVHGNRGEDPTEPATAGGFPHPAVSYEPRMAQIADGLTQQGLHPFHLPLGIKLNEVDRALSSCIRCDTCDGFPCLVQAKADAEMDGMRPALQHANVTLKTEAQVLRLLTSPSGRVVTGVEVLETAGTTTYSAAIVVVACGAINSAALLLKSANDRHPHGLANSSDQVGRHFMKHLTTALVALTTTPNPAVYQKTIAVSDFYWGAPDFPYPLGLVQNTGNVLKDMLPAEAPALLAPLVKLAPGIILEEIAQFTTGWWMQTEDLPDPANRVYWRDDQLHLDYTPNNTKARDLLLQRWIEILKRLDQAEHLLPFGIYPRTLIPLQAVGHQCGTCRFGVDPATSVLDLHCRTHDLDNLYVVDGSFFPSSAAVNPTLTIIANALRVGDHLLERLT; encoded by the coding sequence ATGGCAACTGACCATTATGATGTCATCATCATTGGCACCGGAGCAGGAGGCGGCACACTGGCCTATCGTTTAGCGCCCAGTGGCAAACGGATCTTAATTCTGGAGCGTGGGGCCTATCTTTCTCGTGAGAAGGCCAACTGGAGTGCCAAGGAAGTTTATCAAAACGAACGGTATCACACGACAGAAATGTGGTTCGACAAAGAACATAAGCCTTTCCGTCCCCAAACCGGCTATTGGGTAGGCGGCAACACCAAAGTCTATGGCGCAGCCCTATTACGCTTGCGGGAAAAAGACTTTGAAACCGTTGTCCATGAGGGCGGTATCTCTCCCGCTTGGCCCTTGACCTATGCGGACTTTGCCCCCTATTACGACCAAGCAGAAGCCCTGTATCATGTCCACGGCAATCGGGGTGAAGACCCCACTGAACCCGCCACGGCGGGAGGATTTCCCCATCCTGCTGTCAGCTATGAGCCGCGCATGGCGCAGATTGCCGATGGCTTGACCCAACAGGGCTTACATCCCTTCCATTTACCCTTGGGGATCAAGCTCAATGAGGTAGACCGGGCCTTGAGCAGTTGTATCCGTTGTGATACCTGTGATGGCTTTCCCTGTTTAGTCCAGGCCAAAGCCGATGCAGAGATGGATGGGATGCGCCCAGCACTCCAACACGCTAACGTCACCTTAAAAACCGAAGCCCAGGTTTTACGGCTGCTAACTAGCCCTTCCGGTCGCGTCGTGACCGGGGTAGAAGTCCTAGAAACTGCGGGGACCACGACCTACAGCGCAGCTATCGTGGTGGTGGCCTGTGGCGCAATTAATTCTGCTGCGCTTTTATTAAAATCCGCGAATGACCGGCATCCCCACGGCCTTGCCAATAGCTCGGATCAGGTGGGGCGGCATTTCATGAAACATCTCACCACCGCCTTGGTCGCCCTGACGACCACCCCCAACCCAGCGGTCTATCAGAAAACAATTGCCGTGAGTGATTTCTACTGGGGTGCGCCGGATTTTCCCTATCCGCTGGGTTTGGTCCAAAATACCGGCAATGTCCTCAAAGACATGCTCCCCGCCGAAGCTCCAGCGCTTTTGGCTCCCTTGGTCAAACTGGCTCCAGGGATCATTCTCGAAGAGATCGCCCAATTTACAACGGGTTGGTGGATGCAGACCGAAGACCTGCCTGATCCAGCCAATCGGGTCTACTGGCGCGACGACCAACTGCATTTGGACTACACCCCCAATAACACCAAAGCCAGGGATCTACTGCTACAGCGTTGGATCGAGATCTTGAAGCGGTTAGATCAAGCCGAACACCTACTGCCCTTTGGCATCTATCCGCGTACTTTGATCCCGCTTCAAGCCGTCGGTCACCAGTGCGGGACCTGTCGCTTTGGGGTCGATCCCGCCACCTCGGTCCTAGATCTCCATTGCCGGACCCATGATCTGGACAACCTCTATGTGGTGGATGGCAGTTTTTTCCCGTCTAGTGCCGCCGTCAACCCGACCCTGACGATTATCGCCAACGCCCTACGAGTCGGCGATCACCTCCTGGAGCGTCTGACATGA
- a CDS encoding VOC family protein: MHHRLWVFAVTLVLLFTPVWAQVGGVESIGMTVANMDKSVQFYHQVLAFEKVSDVEVMGENYEKLQGIFGLRMRVVRMKLGDETLVLTEYITPKGRPIPIDSKSYDHWFQHIAIVVRDMNRAYQKLREYKVQHVSTGPQRLPEWNKAAAGIEAFYFQDPDGHNLEVIYFPQGKGDPKWQRPTDKLFLGIDHTAIVVENTTKSLNFYQELLGLRVAGESENYGTEQEHLNQVFGARLHITGLRAVTGPGIEFLEYLSPPGGRAYPSDTQSNDLWHWQTTLTVIDLPSLLQNLHKGQTSTVSPGLFSAEALGFKQGALVRDPDGHGLLLVKP; encoded by the coding sequence ATGCATCATCGGCTTTGGGTATTTGCCGTCACTTTGGTCTTACTGTTCACACCTGTTTGGGCACAAGTGGGCGGAGTCGAATCCATTGGTATGACGGTTGCTAATATGGATAAGAGTGTGCAGTTTTATCATCAAGTACTGGCTTTTGAAAAAGTATCTGATGTAGAAGTTATGGGAGAAAACTATGAAAAACTTCAAGGGATATTTGGTCTGAGAATGCGGGTAGTGCGCATGAAACTAGGTGATGAAACCCTGGTTTTGACTGAGTACATAACACCCAAGGGGCGACCGATCCCCATAGATAGTAAAAGTTATGACCATTGGTTCCAACACATCGCAATCGTGGTCAGAGATATGAACCGAGCCTATCAAAAGTTACGTGAATACAAAGTTCAGCATGTTTCGACCGGCCCCCAACGACTCCCAGAGTGGAATAAGGCAGCCGCAGGTATTGAGGCTTTTTATTTCCAAGACCCAGATGGACATAATTTGGAAGTAATTTATTTTCCTCAGGGCAAGGGTGATCCCAAATGGCAACGACCTACGGATAAATTATTTTTGGGTATTGACCACACTGCAATCGTGGTCGAGAACACCACGAAAAGCCTCAACTTTTATCAAGAACTTTTGGGGCTACGGGTGGCAGGAGAAAGTGAAAATTACGGCACCGAGCAAGAACATCTCAATCAAGTTTTTGGGGCGAGGTTACATATTACGGGACTACGGGCTGTCACAGGGCCGGGAATTGAGTTTCTGGAGTACCTGAGTCCACCAGGAGGCAGGGCCTATCCTTCTGATACCCAGAGTAATGACCTATGGCACTGGCAAACCACTTTGACGGTGATAGACCTCCCCTCCTTGCTGCAAAACCTCCACAAAGGGCAAACTTCAACGGTCTCCCCCGGTCTATTTTCAGCAGAAGCCTTGGGATTTAAGCAGGGTGCTCTGGTACGCGACCCGGATGGTCATGGGCTGTTATTGGTTAAACCTTAA
- the cofH gene encoding 7,8-didemethyl-8-hydroxy-5-deazariboflavin synthase subunit CofH, with the protein MHLLTVLDHAFEPPGLSLGEAYFLLAQSTPEALETIRVHADRLRQTLVGDTATYVVNRNINFTNICNQHCSFCAFRRDEGEEGAYWLAFEQILAKAQAAVSVGATEICMQGGLNPKAKIQGSALQYYLKLVHMLKDAFPHLHLHAFSPQEAFFIAEEDSLTLEHVLGELQAAGVGSMPGTAAEVLYEPVRRRLCGEKLNTQQWITGVKTALKMGIPMTSTLLSGHIETLEQRVLHLGVLRAIQQQVKPLGVTGFTEFILLPYVGAQAPAALRRQVGRDQPILADALLTSAVARLFFGPWIPNHQPSWVKLTLEGAQEALRWGCNDIGGTLMEEHITSMAGAKGGTCMDVDDLRGAIERAGRVPRERDTLYRPVA; encoded by the coding sequence ATGCACCTGTTAACTGTCCTCGACCATGCCTTTGAGCCTCCGGGATTGAGCTTGGGGGAAGCTTATTTCCTCCTCGCGCAGAGCACTCCCGAGGCGCTCGAAACCATTCGTGTCCATGCTGACCGCCTGCGCCAAACATTGGTCGGGGACACCGCCACCTATGTCGTCAACCGCAATATCAACTTCACCAATATTTGTAATCAGCACTGCTCTTTCTGCGCCTTTCGTCGCGACGAAGGGGAGGAAGGAGCCTACTGGTTGGCGTTTGAGCAAATTTTAGCGAAAGCGCAAGCAGCCGTGAGTGTCGGGGCGACCGAGATTTGTATGCAGGGTGGGCTCAATCCCAAGGCCAAAATCCAGGGCTCCGCACTACAGTACTACTTAAAACTCGTGCACATGCTCAAGGATGCCTTCCCTCACCTGCATCTGCACGCCTTCTCGCCCCAAGAGGCGTTTTTCATCGCCGAAGAGGACAGCCTCACGTTGGAGCACGTTTTAGGCGAACTCCAGGCTGCCGGGGTTGGTTCGATGCCCGGAACTGCGGCTGAAGTGCTCTACGAACCCGTGCGCCGTCGTCTGTGCGGCGAAAAACTCAACACCCAACAGTGGATCACCGGGGTCAAAACGGCCCTGAAGATGGGCATCCCCATGACGAGTACGCTCCTGTCCGGGCATATTGAGACGCTCGAGCAGCGAGTCCTTCACCTCGGGGTCCTGCGCGCGATTCAGCAGCAGGTGAAGCCTTTGGGTGTCACGGGTTTCACCGAGTTTATCCTCCTACCCTATGTGGGGGCACAGGCTCCTGCTGCTCTGCGCAGGCAAGTCGGGCGCGACCAACCGATTTTGGCTGATGCCCTGCTCACCTCCGCCGTAGCCCGACTCTTTTTTGGACCCTGGATACCCAACCATCAGCCCAGTTGGGTCAAACTGACCCTGGAGGGAGCCCAGGAGGCCCTGCGCTGGGGCTGTAACGATATCGGGGGGACCTTGATGGAGGAGCACATCACCTCCATGGCAGGAGCCAAAGGCGGAACCTGTATGGACGTGGACGATTTGCGGGGTGCGATTGAACGGGCGGGACGGGTGCCCCGCGAGCGCGATACCCTCTATCGACCCGTGGCGTAA
- a CDS encoding 3'(2'),5'-bisphosphate nucleotidase CysQ family protein, translating into MFKQSLPHLIDLIRPIAWHASDILMDFYNRAASQGNSTLKTTEKALDDPVTAADLAVSDYLAQALPEAMGTEEFFYLTEETINTVTYTERQSKPGTWLVDPLDGTKDFLLRTGDFAIHIGLVVAGRPVLGVVQWPVHEQFIWAYTGGGAFTEGRDGVAQPLHCNRTRSLAELSLVGSRTHRNRRLEALVQKMPYGAEQQMGSLGLKLAAIARAEVDYYLGLSGKSAPKDWDFAAPEVILTEAGGQMTFMNGDPLVYNKPDVSHFGLVIASNGIYHEALCRLAEAAMAQIGDE; encoded by the coding sequence GTGTTTAAGCAATCACTCCCACACCTTATTGACCTCATCCGGCCCATCGCATGGCATGCTTCTGACATCCTGATGGACTTCTACAACCGGGCAGCCAGCCAGGGCAACAGCACCCTCAAGACGACCGAGAAAGCATTGGATGATCCGGTCACTGCGGCGGACTTGGCTGTGAGTGACTATCTGGCGCAGGCACTACCGGAGGCGATGGGTACCGAGGAATTCTTTTATCTCACCGAAGAGACTATCAATACAGTCACCTACACCGAGCGCCAATCCAAGCCCGGTACCTGGCTGGTGGACCCCCTCGATGGGACCAAAGACTTCCTGCTACGGACAGGGGATTTTGCGATTCATATTGGTTTGGTCGTAGCGGGGCGGCCCGTGTTAGGGGTGGTCCAATGGCCGGTTCATGAACAATTTATATGGGCTTACACCGGAGGCGGGGCTTTTACCGAAGGTCGTGATGGCGTGGCTCAGCCCCTTCACTGTAACCGGACCCGTAGTCTCGCCGAGTTAAGTCTGGTCGGCAGCCGCACCCACCGCAATCGCCGTCTAGAAGCCCTAGTCCAAAAAATGCCCTACGGTGCGGAACAACAGATGGGCTCGCTCGGCCTCAAACTCGCCGCTATCGCCCGTGCAGAAGTGGACTATTATCTGGGGCTCTCGGGTAAATCTGCCCCCAAAGACTGGGACTTCGCAGCTCCTGAGGTCATCCTTACGGAGGCGGGGGGGCAGATGACCTTCATGAATGGCGATCCCCTCGTCTACAACAAACCCGATGTGAGCCACTTTGGTTTGGTCATCGCCAGCAACGGGATCTATCACGAGGCGTTGTGTAGGCTGGCAGAGGCGGCGATGGCACAGATTGGCGACGAATAA
- a CDS encoding allophycocyanin subunit beta, translating into MLDAVTKIINRTDAEGRYFASKDFDEVTRFFATGEARLRAASTISANAASILRESAAALFTEQPDLLRPGGNAYTSRRYAACVRDMEYFLRYATYALVAGDTSVIDERVLNGLKETYMSLGVPIPSTVAGVTAMKGVVASMIGSEANVYFDHIAKGLS; encoded by the coding sequence ATGCTTGACGCAGTCACCAAAATCATCAACCGCACGGATGCAGAAGGTCGTTATTTCGCCAGTAAGGACTTTGACGAAGTTACCCGCTTTTTTGCCACCGGTGAAGCTCGTCTGAGAGCTGCTTCGACCATTTCCGCCAATGCCGCCTCTATCCTGCGTGAGAGCGCTGCAGCCCTCTTCACCGAGCAGCCCGACCTGCTTCGTCCGGGTGGAAATGCCTATACCTCCCGCCGCTACGCCGCCTGTGTGCGTGATATGGAGTATTTCCTGCGCTACGCTACCTATGCCCTTGTCGCCGGGGATACTTCGGTCATTGATGAGCGGGTGCTCAACGGCCTCAAGGAGACCTACATGTCTCTGGGTGTGCCCATCCCCTCCACCGTAGCCGGGGTCACCGCCATGAAAGGGGTCGTCGCCTCTATGATTGGCAGTGAAGCTAATGTTTACTTTGACCACATTGCCAAAGGGCTGAGCTAG
- a CDS encoding globin family protein: protein MSAITKAILNADAEARYLSPGEIDVVRGYLASGERRVRVARVLSDNALRIVRGAGDTMFQKRPDLVAPGGNAYGEVRTAKCLRDLDYFLRLVTYGVLAGDTSPIDEIGLIGIKETYSLLEVPVPGVIDGIKAAKQQAAALLSSEDAAEASFYFDYVISAMS, encoded by the coding sequence ATGAGTGCCATCACCAAAGCAATCCTCAACGCGGACGCCGAAGCCCGCTACTTGAGCCCCGGCGAAATTGATGTAGTTCGTGGCTATCTGGCCTCTGGCGAGCGTCGTGTGCGCGTAGCCCGAGTCCTCTCGGATAATGCCCTGCGTATCGTCAGAGGGGCCGGTGACACCATGTTTCAAAAGCGCCCCGACTTGGTCGCTCCGGGGGGCAACGCCTATGGTGAAGTCAGGACGGCCAAATGCCTGCGTGACCTGGATTATTTCCTGCGTCTTGTGACCTATGGAGTTCTGGCCGGGGATACTTCGCCTATCGATGAAATCGGGCTGATTGGCATCAAAGAGACCTACAGCCTGTTGGAGGTTCCGGTCCCTGGAGTCATCGACGGGATCAAGGCTGCAAAGCAGCAAGCTGCCGCGCTGTTGTCCAGCGAAGATGCTGCGGAAGCCAGCTTCTACTTTGACTACGTAATCAGCGCGATGTCCTAA